From the genome of Canis lupus familiaris isolate Mischka breed German Shepherd chromosome 20, alternate assembly UU_Cfam_GSD_1.0, whole genome shotgun sequence:
CCTCCCTGGCAccataccaattttttttttttaccaaattatctttttatacGCTGAGAAGTTAGGctacttgcctaaggtcacacagccataAAAGACAGCTTCAAATTATTAAGCAATTTCTCTTCACCACTGCCTAATTCCTCATATCCTCAGAACCCTCAGAACCAAGGTTGGGGGCAGGTTTCTTCACTACCGCCTTCTGATAGAGGAGGACAGCGAGGCTCAGGGAGGGAAGGCGACTGGTCTAGGGTCACACGGCAAGGAAACGTGGAAACCTGGAATCGAAGGGCTTGagagtggtggggggggggcgctaAGGAGCAGAACTCTTGGGGTCCTCTCAACCTGAGTATGCTGGGACCTGAGCGGCCACCCCTCTAAAGCTTCAGTTTCCCCAAGTCGGCCGGTTGTACTCACTACTTCTGGCTCTGGAGGTGCAGCGTGGAGGGGGCTCCCAGGTCCCCGAGAGCTTCCCACGAGCAGTTCAGGTCGCCCAAGGGTCCAACTCCATAGCACTGCAGTGGCCCAGGGCTGtctggagagggaggcagggtggggggtggaggggtgttCCCAGGGCAGAAGGCTCAACTCCCCCATCCCGCGCATCCCAGAAGCTGAACTTCTGCCCACGGTGGGGGGCCATCCGGGGGTCCCATCCGGGCGTGAGCAGCAGGAAGGGGGCGCTGGGCACCCCTCCCCGGGCTTGGGGCAGaactcctcccctccctttcttccagcCACATCCTGTTACCACCCGGAgcctccaccccagccccggGCGTCGGCTGCCCCCGCGCCGCCGACCCCCGTCCCCCGGTGCCCCCGCTCTCGGCCCGCCCGGGGCCTGGCGGCGTCTCGCGCGTGCGGGCCGCCGGTGCACGCGGGGAGGCTCGGCgctgcggcgggggcggcccgcACTCACCCTGGGGCCGGGTCCGgtggcacagcagcagcagcggcagcacaGGCAGCACAGGCAGCAGCCGCAGCGGCGTCGGCCGCGGCCGGGGGGCagccgcccgggccgcccgcatggcgcccccgccgcgccgccagtcccgcccggccctgcccggccccgcgccgccgcgccgcccgcctcGCTCCGGCCCCGAGCGGCGACGGGAagcgcccctcccctgcccgccgCCTCCGCACCTTGCGCTCCGggacccgccccctccccgcgccggAAAGTCCCAGGCGGCCGCGcaggcgggggccgcgggcgcgggggggcgcggccTGGGGCGCCGCCGAGCTCCGCGGGGACTGGTGCGCCCCCCTCCGCTTCCTCCCCCAGCGACGGCGCACAGACGCTGCAAAGTCTTCTGGAACTTTTATTATCGGGGTTGAAGAAGGTCCTGATCCGTACCCCTGCCGGGCCTCCCACCGCAGGCTGTGCGGGGAACCCAGCCAGGGCTCCCGCCACGGCTTCTAGGGTCCGCAgcgggtgggggtgcaggggctgGAAGGCTGGGAGAGAGGCGTGGGCAAAGGCCGGAGTGGAGCCGGGACACGATTTGGGCTGGTCAGAGACGCCGTGGTCTTGGCCACGGTGGGGGCAACAGAGAATCAGTTTGGGCAAAGGTCTGGCGATGCAGCCAGTTTGGGTAAAGTAGGGGCACGGTTGCAGCCGCGTGCGGTATAGACCAGGCAAAGGCATGATATggcctggggagagggaaggggtcaGGATCAGAGGTTCCCATCTGGCCAGGTAGGGGCAGTTTCTCAGGGTCGGGATAGGCTGGTCAAAGGTCAGGGTCATTGAGGGGGACTGTGTCCAAGGGCACAGTGCCTGACCTCTGACTTGCTGATGAATGAATGCAGGAGAGTCCAGACACTGGTCTAGCAGAGGCTGCTGATTTCACTCTTGCTGCAGCCCCACTTGCAGCAGTTGCTGGAGAGGCCGGCCAGGACGTCGCGGCCACCACGCACAGCCCCCGGAATTCCCTGCCAGCCAGGTTGGCCCTCATAGAAAGCCCGGGGGTACTTGGTCAGGGCCACCCACTCGCTGGAGGCTACAGCCTCATCCAGCTCACTGTCTGTGTCAGAGTCTGCATCTGGGAAGGGGAAACATGAAAAGAGTTAGTGCTTGGGGCTCAGTTTCTGTCACACCTAGAGTCTGGCTGGCCCAGCTACTTGTATTCTTGTGATGCTGCATCATGGTCAAAAGTTTTATTCCATTCCGGCCCGGgctccagttctttttttttttttttttttaatttatttatttatgatagtcacagagacagagagagagagagagagagagagaggcagagacataggcagaagcagcctccatacactgggagccccatacgggattcgatcccaggtctccaggatcgcgccggggccaaaggcaggcaccacccagggatcccctgggctCCAGTTCTGATGGGCAGATTATTCAACCTCATTGAGCTTGCCTTTTCTCTcgtcatttcttttctcctcctctttatttattgagagcctgATAGTTAAGAACATGCGTTTGGGAGCTGAACTAAGCACCAGTCCAGCCTCTCTGAATTATAATCCTGAGCAAATGAATTTACttctctgactctcagtttccttctctgaaaaGTGAGGATatgggggatcccggggtggctcagcggtttagcacctgcctttggcccagggagtgattctgaagaccgggattgagtcccacatcgggctcctggcatgcagcccgcttcttcctctgtccgtgtccctgcctgcctctctctttctttctctctctctctctgtgtctttcatgaatgaataaaagtggGGATAGTAATAACTTCTATTTTATATGGAGTAGATGAGATAATCAATACCCATAGAAAAGctgagaacagtgtctggcacataagcACTCAAAATAGCACTGATcctttactgagcacttactatgtgccagatactaaAGGATCTGGTGCATTTAAAGGATCTAGTGCATTAACTCCTTTATTCCTCACAATGACAACCCCATGAGGTGGGTGCAGCTATTATCATTCCCATCTTCCAGAGGAGAACACCGAGGCAGTGGTTGGTAGATTAACTTGCACAAGAAAACGCAGCTATGAAGTTGTAGGGCTGCCACTAGAACCCAGGCAGTGTGTCTTCCAGGTCCGTATatgtatcatcatcatcatgaaagcctttttctattcttttttttgttgtcgtTTTTGGCCAGGCCGTTGCATCTCATGAAACTAGACCCCATTCCCCCTGCTGAGCCCATGCTGAGCCCCCTGCCCAGCTTAGATGGTGTCCTAATCTGTTTTTGACTGTGTTGCCACTTAACCATCCTGAGAGATTCAGGGTCACCTGCTAGGTGGTGGCAAAATCTGGCCTAATATACCACCTTGTACATAGTGGTTGAAAAGCACTTCAGCGTCAGTGTCTAAATGGCATCCTACCTCCTCCCACCTACTCCCCCAACCTAGGAGTTGTGCCAGGAGCAGCCTTGCTTAAGGCAGGCTCACACACGGCAGGTGCTCCAGAAATAGTAGCCAGTTCTCCGACGACTAGAGGCTGTGGATGGCTTGCCACCCCCATCCCAGCTTTGCTAACTGGCTCCTCTCACCTTGGCACCGCTTTGAGACTTGAGCATGTTTCTCCAGTTGCATGTAGTAGGACAGGGACTCTTCTGTCCCCACCCTTCATCTCATCTCCATCCCCTGCTCTTTGGACCATCCCATGTCCCAtccactgcccaccccctgcccctacACACTACCTCCCCCAGCCTCACCTGGAGCTTCATGAGTCAGGATGTCAGACCGTCTCCAGCGGGAGCCTCCGCAGGTGAAGATGACTGCTCGGATGAATTCCCGGCCGCAGAGCTTCACTCCGTAGGGTGATGGCCGGGCCTCAGCCCTCAGCCACAGCTCCCCAGCCAGTACCCACACGgctagcagcagcagcagcgggcGCTTGGCCATGCTGGACAGAACACCTGGCAAGTGGGGCGAGACAAGGCAACTCCCCTGGGTGTCTGTGTCGCTGCTGCCTCCTGGCCCCCCATTTATACATCCTGGCTCCCCCGCACCTGTCATGGAGAAGGCGAGTGACCTCCCTTATCTCCTTCGGCAGAGGGGAGGCGGCATGGCCCTCCTCACCCCGACCTTTCCTGTTTCCAGGACCAAGTGATAACCTTTAACCAGGGATGGGGTGACGTGGTCCAGCTCACTGTCATCTTCAACAGAGAGGGGCGAGAAGGTCTCAGTTCAGCAGAGACCAGGAACCCAGACCCCACCAGATAGGAAGAGAGGGCACAGCCAGATACCGCCCCCCTCATAGGGCTGGACCTCCTCTGTGAATATTAGCAATGATAATGAGTGTTTCCCTGGTTTGCGCTGCGAGGTCAAGCACTGCTCTAAGTTTGTTGTATCTACTTAAACCTATGAAAATGATTCTCAAATTTGAGCACGCCTCCGAAtctcctggagggcttgttaaaacacagattgctgggccctaTTTACAGAGCCtctgagaatctgcatttacAATAAATTTCCAGGCCGTGCTGATGCTGCGGTGGTCCAGAAATCACACTTTGAAAGCCTCTGGACTAGGAGATTAGGACTAAGATTATC
Proteins encoded in this window:
- the RLN3 gene encoding relaxin-3 isoform X1, translated to MTGAGEPGCINGGPGGSSDTDTQGSCLVSPHLPGVLSSMAKRPLLLLLAVWVLAGELWLRAEARPSPYGVKLCGREFIRAVIFTCGGSRWRRSDILTHEAPDADSDTDSELDEAVASSEWVALTKYPRAFYEGQPGWQGIPGAVRGGRDVLAGLSSNCCKWGCSKSEISSLC
- the RLN3 gene encoding relaxin-3 isoform X2: MAKRPLLLLLAVWVLAGELWLRAEARPSPYGVKLCGREFIRAVIFTCGGSRWRRSDILTHEAPDADSDTDSELDEAVASSEWVALTKYPRAFYEGQPGWQGIPGAVRGGRDVLAGLSSNCCKWGCSKSEISSLC